aaaatattttattacaaatattacatgaaaatggaCTTTCTCCACTATGAATCAGTTTATGTCGAACTAAATCACTTTGCCgagtaaatcttttattacaaatattacataaaaatggcttttctccactatgaatcAGTTTATGTCGAACTAAATTACTATGccgagtaaattttttattacacatatcACATGataatggtttttctccactatgaatcAGTTTATGTCGAACTAAATCACTTTGCCgagtaaatcttttattacacATATCACATGataatggtttttctccactatgaatcAGTTTATGTCGAACTAAATCACTTTGccgagtaaattttttattacacatatcACATGAACATAGTTTTTTTACACTATGAATCAGTTTATGTCGAACTAAATGACCTTTctgggaaaatattttattacaaatattacatgaaaatggaCTTTCTCCACTATGAATCAGTTTATGTCGAACTAAATCACTTTGCCgagtaaatcttttattacaaatattacataaaaatggcttttctccactatgaatcAGTTTATGTCGAACTAAATTACTATGccgagtaaattttttattacacatatcACATGataatggtttttctccactatgaatcAGTTTATGTCGAACTAAATCACTTTGCCgagtaaatcttttattacacATATCACATGataatggtttttctccactatgaatcAGTTTATGTCGAACTAAATCACTTTGccgagtaaattttttattacacatatcACATGataatggtttttctccactatgaacCAATTTATGTCGAACTAAATGACTTTTCTGggaaaatcttttattacaaatattacataaaaatgccTTTTTTCCACTATGAATCAGTTTATGTCGAACTAAATGACAttgccaaataaattttttattacacatatcacatgaaaataatttttttccactatGAATCAGTTTATGTCGAACTAAATCACTTTgccaagtaaattttttattacacatatcacatgaaaatagtttttctccactatgaatcGGTTTATGTCGAACTAAATCACTTTGCCGAGTAAATCTTTTATTGCacatatcacatgaaaatggttctTTTCCACTATGAATCAGTTTATGTCGAACTAAATCACTTTGCcgagtaaatattttattacacatatCACATGataatggtttttctccactatgaacCAATTTATGTCGAACTAACTGACTTTTCTGggaaaatcttttattacaaatattacataaaaatggcTTTTTTCCACTATGAATCAGTTTATGTCGAACTAAATGACAttgccaaataaattttttattacacatatcacatgaaaatagtttttttccacTATGAATCAGTTTATGTCGAACTAAATGACAttgccaaataaattttttattacacatatcACATGataatggtttttctccactatgaatcGGTTTATGTCGATTTAAATCACTTTGCCGAGTAAACCTTTTATTGCacatatcacatgaaaatggttctTTTCCACTATGAATCAGTTTATGTCGAACTAAATCACTTTGccgagtaaattttttattacacataccacacgaaaatagtttttttccacTATGAATCAGTTTATGTCGAACTAAATGACCTTTCTGggaaaatcttttattacaaatagtACATGAAAATGGCTTTTCTCCACTATGAACCAGTTTATGTCGAACTAAATGACATTgccaagtaaattttttattacacatatcacatgaaaatgttttttcttctaACACAAACACagtttcatctttaataattagttctgtatgtaattctttttcaagtttaatgttttcataattaattgtgtACAAATGTTTATCACTTTCATCACTCACAGGTTCATGTTTTACACTTATaacattatcaatattattgcTGGCTTCTTCTTCTGggattacatttttaatttgtccAACTTCCATTACAACATTATTGTCACATgtttcacttttaataattatttctgtatttagttctttttcaagtttattattttctttattgataagcaaatgattaattttattaacaaatgaattatttgccattttgttttaatattattcaatatttaaacattaattcaCAACATCAATTCCAAGAACCGTTCAATGATTTAGTAGAGTCAGTGATCTAGTAGAGCACATGGTACAactagacaaggtatgctctttGCAGGTAGGAGTAGGATGGAGACATTCTCTCACTCTCTTGCACGGTACCCAGTCACCGCCATATTTCCTATTTGTTTATAGTATAggccatggaggttataaagaaggagaacgatcgctatagaaaatattgtccccaaaatatggacaaaataagtgaggcgctgggatcgctaagttgtctcattaaaagcgggctgttgtgcgctaatttcaaatgatctatcaacgtttaatatacgtgtatataatatcattcaaaggaaaaaaaagcaaataatgaaattattattaattattattactatttactaatgaataaattataaattatctattctactttataaatttatcgataatactttataaatttgaatggtactaacttcatctacttgtactcataaacagctaacttcgcagatactacttaccgacgacagcgcggctggtggctgaaaaatgaactataaattctacaaattttcagggacagacgcgctaatgctttagtgcgtagcgatcgttctccttctttataacctccatggtaTAGGCGGTGTAAGCGCTGAGTATTTTTtgtatgcatttacaggtcTTACtgaacaaggagtgtatttcaacgtatatttttct
This genomic interval from Chrysoperla carnea chromosome 1, inChrCarn1.1, whole genome shotgun sequence contains the following:
- the LOC123290583 gene encoding zinc finger protein 271-like — its product is MEVGQIKNVIPEEEASNNIDNVISVKHEPKSHLVRHKLVHSGEKPLSCDMCNKKFTRQSDLVRHKLIHSGEKPLSCDMCNKRFTRQSDLVRHKLIHSGEKPLSCDMCHLVRHKLIHSVKKLCSCDMCNKKFTRQSDLVRHKLIHSGEKPLSCDMCNKRFTRQSDLVRHKLIHSGEKPLSCDMSA